From Actinosynnema mirum DSM 43827, a single genomic window includes:
- a CDS encoding chorismate mutase — translation MNSTDTAEQGAEQGAAVQDVDALRQEIDHLDAELLRLVKRRVEVSKVIGAARMAAGGTKIVHNREIDVINRYRELGPEGRDLAMILLRLGRGALGR, via the coding sequence ATGAACAGCACCGACACCGCGGAGCAGGGCGCGGAGCAGGGCGCCGCCGTGCAGGACGTCGACGCGCTGCGGCAGGAGATCGACCACCTGGACGCCGAGCTGCTGCGCCTGGTCAAGCGCCGGGTCGAGGTGTCCAAGGTGATCGGCGCGGCGCGGATGGCCGCGGGCGGGACCAAGATCGTGCACAACCGGGAGATCGACGTCATCAACCGCTACCGGGAGCTGGGGCCGGAGGGGCGCGACCTGGCGATGATCCTGCTGCGGCTGGGCCGGGGCGCGCTGGGGCGCTGA
- a CDS encoding histone deacetylase: MFWHDACLEHDAGSGLWELPGEWDWLDEPEPHPESAARLRTFRHALRHGPVAGHLTWSTGRAATGEELARVHEPGYLAALEAACAGPWRVALEVNTLVGPGSWEAVLAAAGTALAAHDAVASGRTRLAYALVRPPGHHAQPGLADGYCLVNNAALVAETARRAGRRVAVLDWDVHHGNGTQEVFAGTEDVLTASIHMRHGPWGANHRQTGAPDEPALANVNVELSLGAGDHAYARAMDEVVLPAVREFGADFLVCASGFDGSAFDPNGRHNLTAAGYRAIGARVAAEGLPTVLTQEGGYLRGYAALCLHALVEGLLGLDLLEDPLAYVPDDTQLVDADLALVRAALADRWEFAR; the protein is encoded by the coding sequence ATGTTCTGGCACGACGCCTGCCTGGAGCACGACGCGGGCTCCGGCCTGTGGGAGCTGCCCGGCGAGTGGGACTGGCTCGACGAGCCCGAGCCGCACCCGGAGAGCGCCGCCCGGCTGCGCACCTTCCGGCACGCGCTGCGGCACGGCCCCGTCGCGGGCCACCTGACCTGGTCGACCGGCCGCGCGGCCACCGGGGAGGAGCTCGCGCGCGTCCACGAGCCCGGCTACCTGGCCGCGCTCGAAGCCGCCTGCGCCGGGCCCTGGCGGGTCGCGCTGGAGGTGAACACGCTGGTCGGGCCGGGTTCCTGGGAGGCCGTGCTGGCGGCGGCGGGCACCGCGCTCGCCGCGCACGACGCGGTCGCCTCCGGCCGCACCCGGCTGGCCTACGCGCTCGTCCGCCCGCCCGGCCACCACGCCCAGCCGGGGCTCGCCGACGGCTACTGCCTGGTCAACAACGCCGCGCTGGTCGCCGAGACCGCGCGCCGGGCCGGACGGCGGGTCGCGGTGCTCGACTGGGACGTGCACCACGGCAACGGCACCCAGGAGGTGTTCGCGGGCACCGAGGACGTGCTGACCGCGTCGATCCACATGCGGCACGGCCCGTGGGGCGCGAACCACCGGCAGACCGGCGCGCCCGACGAGCCCGCGCTCGCCAACGTCAACGTCGAGCTGTCCCTGGGCGCGGGCGACCACGCGTACGCGCGCGCGATGGACGAGGTGGTGCTCCCGGCGGTCCGCGAGTTCGGCGCGGACTTCCTGGTGTGCGCCTCCGGCTTCGACGGCTCCGCGTTCGACCCCAACGGCAGGCACAACCTCACCGCCGCGGGCTACCGGGCGATCGGCGCGCGGGTGGCCGCCGAGGGGCTGCCGACCGTGCTCACCCAGGAGGGCGGCTACCTGCGCGGGTACGCCGCGCTGTGCCTGCACGCGCTGGTGGAGGGCCTGCTCGGGCTCGACCTGCTGGAGGACCCGCTGGCCTACGTGCCCGACGACACCCAGCTGGTGGACGCCGACCTCGCCCTGGTCAGGGCCGCGCTGGCGGACCGCTGGGAGTTCGCGCGCTGA